The Candidatus Hydrogenedens sp. genome includes the window GTAATCGTAGATGAAGTGTCAGAGGTTGTAGACATAGCAGAAAATCAAATAGAACCCGCTCCATCCTTTGGTGCAAGTATTGACACAGCATTTATTATGGCAATGGGGAAATTAGGTGAAGCAGTTGTTATACTCTTGGATATTGACAAAGTATTAACTGCAAATGAGATACAAAGTCTGAGTTCTATTTAATAAACTTTAAATAAATTATAATTTTAATTGTAAGGGAGATATATGAAGGCTGAGAATATAAATGAAACCTCTGAACAAATAGGGTTTTTAGTTTTTGGATTAAACTGTAAAATGATTATACCGTTTTTGGAGAGAAAAAATCGCTTTGGGAAGGAAAAATCTTTTTCTATAACCAATAATTAAGTTTTTCTTATCGCTTTTTTGTTCTTTTTTCCTCTTTTTTATCTCCTTTTATTCTTTTAAGCACACGCCACCTGCACTCCCTTCTTTATCATCCCATAGCACCGCTTCAAATTATACATCGCCATCAATAAAAAGTGATACGCTCCGTTCTTTTCTAAGCCCCGGAACCGACATACCCGATACCCCATCCACCTCTTTATTATCGCAAAGGGCAATTCTACAATCCCTCGTACCTTCGCTATCTCCGCATTCTCTTTCCTCACCGCCTCCGATAACTCCCCTTCCCCTCGTACTCGCCTCCGTATCACCCGATACTTTATACCACGCTCCTTACACTTCGCCTCCCGTTCCTTCGACATATACCCGCTGTCTCCATACAATTCCTCTACCTCCACACCTTCCAGCAATTCCTCCAACTGCTGACTATCATGCACCGACGCCGAACTCGTGCTTATTCGCTTGACCAAACCTCGCCTGTCTGTTAGGATGTGTAACTTGTAGCCATAATAAATCTGTTCTCGTTTTTTCGTATACCCCGCCTCCTCATCATATTCCTGCTTCTCCTTCTTACCCCCTTCGACCTCCTTCAGCCTCGGTCTCGCCGTCGAAATTATCGTCGCATCTACTATCTGACCTCCTCGCAATATGAACCCTTGCTCATCCATCTTACTTCGAACCAAGTCAAATATCCACTTCATTAACCCCATTCGTATCATCTTATTCCGAAACTTACATAGCGTCGTCTCATCCGGCACTACTCCCTCCAGCCCAATACCTAAAAAAGAACGAAAGGATAACCTATCTCCTATCAATTCCTCCGTCTGCGGGTCCGATAAAGCATACCACGCTTGTAAAAACAAACTGCCAACTAATACCCGACACGGAAGCGAAGGACGACCTTGCTGACCCCGGTTCGGCTTATACACCCCTACCTCAATACACTTCCGCTCTATCTCTTCCCATGGGATAATCCGCTCCATCTGTTCTAAAAATTTCCCCTTGGGAGTTGATCTCTGTAAGGATAATTCATACTCCGCAAAACTCATCTGTTGCTCTTGTCCTTGCATAGTATACGCTCCTCTTATTAAAGTTTATTATCTCGCTATTTCCTACCTATATTATTAATACATCTCCCTCCCTCTTTCGTTTCATTTTCCCTCTTATCTCCCTCTGTATTACAATAATTAAAAAATAAAACATTTATTCAGAGATCCCAAATCCTTTTATAGAGAGTGTATATGATTTGTTTTCCACCATGTTAAATGCAAAAGCGGAAAGGAAAAATGTGGGGATTGCAAAATCAGCCAATCCAAGGGACATAATGGCACTAATCGGGATAAGTGGAAGGGTCCGTGGAATGGTTGCTCTTGCGTTTCCTGTTTCTACCGCTCTTGCTATGGTAAATAAATTGTTAAATGCAGATATAAAAATTATGGATGATACCGTATCTGACGCTATTGCTGAAATGGTGAATATTGTGGCAGGAGGTGCAAAAGCAAGATTGAATACAGGTGATGAAAAGCCCTTAGATTTGAGTTTACCCACTGTAGTTCGTGGTGGCGATTTTTCGGTAGAGTATCCTACAAATTCTGTATGGATAGAAATAAATTTTGATAGTGAATTGGGTCCGTTTACATTACGGGTCACATTTGAACCTGAAAAATAGAAACGAGGTGTAAACAATGAGAGCATTGGTTGTTGATGACTCCGCAGTAATGAGAAAGGTATTAATAGGGGCATTGAGTCGTGCGAATATAAATGAGGTTGACCAGGCAGCAGATGGAGCAGAAGCCGTTCAGGCTGTCCAACAAAATGAATACGATATTATTCTTATGGATTGGAATATGCCCAATATGTTAGGAATTGACGCTTTGAAAGCCATTCGTGAAATGGGCAAAACAATGCCGATTATTATGGTCACAACGGAAGCAGAAAAAAGTAGAGTTTTAGAAGCATTAAAGGCAGGTGCGACTAATTATGTAATTAAACCTTTCGAACCTAACACTATCGTGGGAAAAATTCAAGAAGTCTTAAACAAAAGTAAAGGCTAATAGAAAAACGAGAAAATAAATGTCAAAAGAATTGACATCGTATCAACAGGTATTTATTGAACCGGGGTATATTTATCTTCCAACTGTTCCTACAAATTTATATGCTGTTTTAGGGTCATGTGTATCTGTTTGTTTATGGGATAAAAAATTAAAGATAGGAGGGATGAACCATTTTCTCTATCCAAGTGTATCGTCAAAAGACAAAGCCACTTCGCAATATGGTAATGTGGCAACACTTCAATTAATACAAATGATGGAAAAGGCAGGAGCCAAAACAAATTCAATTTTTGCTCAAATTGTGGGAGGTGCTGTTCCTCCTTTTAACAGTAAAAATAAAGATATTGGCAAAGATAATGTAGAAATAGCCCGAAAAATTTTGAGAAGTAAGGGTATAAAAATTGTATCAGAAGATGTAGGCGGGAACATGGGTAGAAAAATTGTTTTTAATAGTTATACAGGCCATATAATGGTTTTAAAGGTTTATCAAATACGCAAAGATGATTGGATATTAGAATTACCTGAAGAATAAAAGATAATATGGATAACAACTTATTTAACAAATTTCGGCAATTAATATATGAAGTCAGTGGTATTCATTTAAGTGACCAGAAAAAAGCCCTTGTAGTGGGAAGACTTTCAAAAAGAATTCATACTTTGGGAATAAATGATTTTAAGGATTATTATGAATATGTAATAAATGACAAATCAGGACAAGAAATTATTAAACTGATAGACTATATTTCAACAAATGTAACTCATTTTTTTAGAGAAAGTGACCATTTTGACTTTTTGAAAGAGAAATTAATTGAGTGGAAAGAAGAGGGACAAACGAAATTTCGGATATGGTCAGCTGCATGCTCTACAGGAGAAGAGCCCTATACCATTGCTATTACAGCAATGGAAGCCCTTAATAGTACTTTTGTAGATTTAAAAATTCTTGCTACAGACATATCTACACGAGTATTGGAACAATGTAAAAAGGGGGAATATTATGCTCATAAAGTAGATAATATTCCAGGTTATTTATTACAAAAATATTTTGAAAAAAAGAAAGTTAATAATGATTGGGTATATGTAGTATCCGATAGAATTAAAAAGTTAATTACATTTTCGAGGTTAAATTTGATAGAAGCTCCCTATCCTATGAAAGGACCTTTTGATGTTATATTTTGTAGAAATGTAATGATATATTTTGATGAAAAAGTAAGAAACACATTGGTTAATGAAATGTATCGGCTTCTCAAACCTAAGGGGTATTTATTCGTTGGACATTCCGAAAGTATTACATCCACGCAGACAGGATTTCGAATAGTAAAGCCTTCTGTTTACTATAAACCATAGATTTAGATATTAAAGGTATCGCAAAGTGTTAATTACTGTAAATATATCGGATATGAAAGTTTCCAGCAACCCGGAAGATGTATTAGTCACCTATTCTCTGGGTTCTTGTGTAGGTGTAACTTTATATGACCCTCTCCAAAAAATAGGTGGACTTATTCTTTGTATGTTACCTTTATCAAAAGTTGACCCAGAACGGGCAAAAGAAGTCCCGTACATGTTTGTTGATACAGGCTTGCCTCTAATGTTACAAACGCTAATTAATATGGGTGCTAATAAGAATAGAATCGTAGCAAAAGTAGCAGGAGGTGCTGTTTTGCTGGATGACAATGGAATGTTTCGAATCGGAGAAAGAAATCATATTGTAGTGAGAAAACTCCTTTGGAAAAATAATATACTAATCTCATCGGAAGATGTTGGTGGAACAATAGCAAGAACTGTATACTTACAAATTAATGATGGTAAAACGATAATTAAAAGTGCCGGGAAAGAATATGAATTATAATCAGGAAAAATAACATGACTATTCGCGAAAAAATTTTAGAAAAGATTAAAGAAGTTCCTGCTTTCCCTTCGAATACCGCTCGAATTCTAAATAAGATAAATAATAAAGAGTCACAAATTTTAGATATAGCCAGAGAAATAGAACTAGATCCAACCTTAACTGCAAATATTTTAAAGTTAGCCAATTCTGCATATTTTGCAGGACCCAAAAAAATAAGTACTATTAGAGAAGCCGTTGTATTATTAGGGATAAATAGAATTCAACAAATGATTATCGCATCAGCCATTTTCCCAACAGTCGTAAAACCTCTTCGGGGATATGATTTACCTGCAGGAGAACTTATAAGACACTTAGTAGGAACAGCAATAGCCAGTGAATTATTAAGCAAAGAATTAAAAATAGATATTCCTCCTTATACTTTTACAGTAGGATTGCTTCATGATATTGGCAAAATAGTATTAGGAACATTCATAGAAATAGATGCAGAACCGATATTAAAGAAGGCATACGAAGAAAAAGTATCTTTTGAAAAAGCAGAGAAAGAAATTTTAGGAATTGACCATTCGGAAATAGGTGCTTTATTAATGCAGGAATGGCATTTTCCTAACAATTTAGTTCAGCCCATTCTATACCATCATGACCCGGACAATGCTCCGGAAGAATATCGTCTGGTTACAGATTTTGTTCATATTGCAAGTAATTTATGTCTGGAATGCGGTATTGGTTCTGGAATAGACGGTTTGAATTACTCAAACAATCCTAATTCCATAGAACGATTAAAAATAGATATGCAAGTGGTAGAAACAGTTTTATCTAAATTAATTGGGGATATAGATTCATTCATGGGAAATCTAAAATCAGGAGATATTACATGAGTATCAATATTTTAATTGTTGATGATTCATCAACAGTTCGTGCCATTATAGAAAAGACTTTACGAATATCGGGTATAGAAATAGGTAATATTTTGCATGCAGGTAACGGGAATGAAGCATTGGAGGTATTGCGAAAAAATTGGGTTGACCTCGTAATAACAGATATTAATATGCCAGTCATGAATGGGGTAGAACTTATAAATAAAATGAGTCAGGATGAACTATTAAAAACGATTCCTATTGCTATTGTGTCCACCGAAGGAAGTCAAACGCGTGTTGAAGAATTAAAATCAAAGGGAGTTAAAGCCTACCTGAGAAAGCCGTTTACACCTGAATCATTAAAAAAATTAGTAATAGATTTATTGGGAGTATCAGAAGATGAATCAAACAGATAGAACATTAATTAAAAAAGTATTAACAGATGTAGCAAAAGAATTTGCTTTTATGTTTGCAGATGACTGGTCTGAGCAACAAGATGTAATGCCACCTTATATCAATGCAGAAATGTCTTTTTCTGG containing:
- a CDS encoding IS5 family transposase, with protein sequence MQGQEQQMSFAEYELSLQRSTPKGKFLEQMERIIPWEEIERKCIEVGVYKPNRGQQGRPSLPCRVLVGSLFLQAWYALSDPQTEELIGDRLSFRSFLGIGLEGVVPDETTLCKFRNKMIRMGLMKWIFDLVRSKMDEQGFILRGGQIVDATIISTARPRLKEVEGGKKEKQEYDEEAGYTKKREQIYYGYKLHILTDRRGLVKRISTSSASVHDSQQLEELLEGVEVEELYGDSGYMSKEREAKCKERGIKYRVIRRRVRGEGELSEAVRKENAEIAKVRGIVELPFAIIKRWMGYRVCRFRGLEKNGAYHFLLMAMYNLKRCYGMIKKGVQVACA
- a CDS encoding chemotaxis protein CheX; the protein is MFSTMLNAKAERKNVGIAKSANPRDIMALIGISGRVRGMVALAFPVSTALAMVNKLLNADIKIMDDTVSDAIAEMVNIVAGGAKARLNTGDEKPLDLSLPTVVRGGDFSVEYPTNSVWIEINFDSELGPFTLRVTFEPEK
- a CDS encoding response regulator, giving the protein MRALVVDDSAVMRKVLIGALSRANINEVDQAADGAEAVQAVQQNEYDIILMDWNMPNMLGIDALKAIREMGKTMPIIMVTTEAEKSRVLEALKAGATNYVIKPFEPNTIVGKIQEVLNKSKG
- a CDS encoding chemotaxis protein CheD, encoding MSKELTSYQQVFIEPGYIYLPTVPTNLYAVLGSCVSVCLWDKKLKIGGMNHFLYPSVSSKDKATSQYGNVATLQLIQMMEKAGAKTNSIFAQIVGGAVPPFNSKNKDIGKDNVEIARKILRSKGIKIVSEDVGGNMGRKIVFNSYTGHIMVLKVYQIRKDDWILELPEE
- a CDS encoding protein-glutamate O-methyltransferase; translated protein: MDNNLFNKFRQLIYEVSGIHLSDQKKALVVGRLSKRIHTLGINDFKDYYEYVINDKSGQEIIKLIDYISTNVTHFFRESDHFDFLKEKLIEWKEEGQTKFRIWSAACSTGEEPYTIAITAMEALNSTFVDLKILATDISTRVLEQCKKGEYYAHKVDNIPGYLLQKYFEKKKVNNDWVYVVSDRIKKLITFSRLNLIEAPYPMKGPFDVIFCRNVMIYFDEKVRNTLVNEMYRLLKPKGYLFVGHSESITSTQTGFRIVKPSVYYKP
- a CDS encoding chemotaxis protein CheD gives rise to the protein MLITVNISDMKVSSNPEDVLVTYSLGSCVGVTLYDPLQKIGGLILCMLPLSKVDPERAKEVPYMFVDTGLPLMLQTLINMGANKNRIVAKVAGGAVLLDDNGMFRIGERNHIVVRKLLWKNNILISSEDVGGTIARTVYLQINDGKTIIKSAGKEYEL
- a CDS encoding HDOD domain-containing protein codes for the protein MTIREKILEKIKEVPAFPSNTARILNKINNKESQILDIAREIELDPTLTANILKLANSAYFAGPKKISTIREAVVLLGINRIQQMIIASAIFPTVVKPLRGYDLPAGELIRHLVGTAIASELLSKELKIDIPPYTFTVGLLHDIGKIVLGTFIEIDAEPILKKAYEEKVSFEKAEKEILGIDHSEIGALLMQEWHFPNNLVQPILYHHDPDNAPEEYRLVTDFVHIASNLCLECGIGSGIDGLNYSNNPNSIERLKIDMQVVETVLSKLIGDIDSFMGNLKSGDIT
- a CDS encoding response regulator, which gives rise to MSINILIVDDSSTVRAIIEKTLRISGIEIGNILHAGNGNEALEVLRKNWVDLVITDINMPVMNGVELINKMSQDELLKTIPIAIVSTEGSQTRVEELKSKGVKAYLRKPFTPESLKKLVIDLLGVSEDESNR